One part of the Drosophila teissieri strain GT53w chromosome 3R, Prin_Dtei_1.1, whole genome shotgun sequence genome encodes these proteins:
- the LOC122618866 gene encoding acyl-CoA Delta-9 desaturase: MSPNIIGSTFILAETAIADGNNNKMAATPAASAAPPAVAPAQKVAKKADAKTPENKPYEMEIVWRNVGLFVVLHSMALYGLYLVFAESAYWELLPVYATMFIGGLGITAGVHRLWSHKAYKAKLPLRIFLMLCQSLAFQNSIWEWTRDHRVHHKFTDTHADPHNSRRGFFFAHMGWLMCKKHPDVTSKGKQISMADIEQDPVVMFQKKMYFVVMPICCFVLPMIFPYYVMGSSLRVCFFTCSMLRFCLSLHFTWLVNSAAHFYGMKPYDVNVSAMNNKVVSTLTIGEGWHNYHHVFPWDYKAAELGTYSFNWTTAFIDVMAKIGQAYDLKFVSQEMVYKRVLRTGDGSHIAALLDANNNSAIPTSELVAHLDHEKEEHAIWGWDDNDISEEDRKGANVVNKESECKLD; encoded by the exons ATGTCGCCCAACATAATAGGCAGTACCTTCATATTGGCCGAAACGGCCATTGCcgatggcaacaacaacaagatgGCCGCCACACCAGCCGCTTCCGCCGCCCCTCCAGCAGTCGCGCCCGCCCAGAAGGTGGCCAAGAAGGCGGATGCCAAGACGCCCGAGAACAAGCCCTACGAAATGGAGATCGTGTGGCGCAACGTGGGACTCTTCGTCGTCCTCCACTCGATGGCCCTGTACGGTCTGTACCTGGTGTTTGCCGAGAGTGCCTACTGGGAGCTCTTGCCAG TCTATGCCACCATGTTCATTGGCGGTCTGGGCATCACAGCCGGAGTGCATCGTCTGTGGTCCCACAAGGCCTACAAGGCCAAGCTGCCACTCCGCATCTTCCTCATGCTGTGCCAGTCCCTGGCCTTCCAGAACAGCATCTGGGAGTGGACCCGTGACCACCGTGTGCACCACAAGTTCACCGACACACACGCCGATCCCCACAACTCCCGACGCGGCTTCTTCTTCGCCCACATGGGCTGGCTGATGTGCAAGAAGCACCCCGATGTGACCAGCAAGGGCAAGCAGATCTCCATGGCGGACATTGAGCAGGATCCCGTCGTCATGTTCCAGAAGAA AATGTACTTTGTGGTGATGCCCATCTGCTGCTTCGTCCTGCCCATGATCTTCCCCTACTACGTGATGGGCAGCTCGCTGCGCGTCTGCTTCTTCACCTGCTCCATGCTGCGCTTCTGCCTGTCGCTGCACTTCACCTGGCTGGTGAACAGCGCCGCCCACTTCTACGGCATGAAGCCCTACGACGTCAACGTGAGCGCCATGAACAACAAGGTGGTGTCCACCCTGACCATCGGCGAGGGATGGCACAACTACCACCACGTCTTCCCCTGGGACTACAAGGCAGCCGAGCTGGGCACCTACAGCTTCAACTGGACGACGGCCTTTATCGATGTGATGGCTAAGATCG GACAAGCCTATGACCTGAAGTTCGTCTCCCAAGAGATGGTCTACAAGAGAGTCCTTCGCACTGGCGATGGCTCCCACATTGCCGCCCTGCTAgatgccaacaacaacagtgccATCCCGACCAGCGAGCTGGTGGCCCACCTGGATCACGAGAAGGAGGAGCACGCCATTTGGGGCTGGGACGACAACGACATCAGCGAGGAGGATCGCAAGGGAGCCAACGTGGTGAACAAGGAGTCCGAGTGCAAGCTGGATTAG
- the LOC122621848 gene encoding uncharacterized protein LOC122621848, translating to MRANSTRSLSWHILLGLCLCLLLNFHPSHGQDAVPPSEDLNPGTGRGQSANNVSYFKASIPMRIYECLREFTMLHCTKLYVLQKMEERRQMPNSGNLTRDFVDQFFGEETQMGSLVGKKYHKMSEKELNQRLVVNFQRFFKHRDLKMHFLPGMLVKIVPSKDNKLKFSIKKAPKSRMGRSRRRETEEMDLNLINIPSIGGGGANSGSVETYEPEAEGDSKQQGALGGGAGVAGGEGGGGGILGKRKKKNSYKVTMMQVAVPMLIFPVVLLGSLLPFILPALKMATILSLVMNNGAFMAALLYAARTQFNTHEEQHISYS from the exons ATGCGAGCTAACTCGACAAGATCCTTATCCTGGCACATCCTGCTCGGACTTTGCCTGTGTCTCCTTCTGAATTTCCACCCATCACATGGCCAAGATGCAGTGCCTCCTAGCGAAGACTTGAACCCGGGCACAGGTCGCGGTCAGTCGGCGAATAATGTGTCATACTTTAAGGCGTCCATTCCAATGAGAATCTACGAGTGTCTGCGGGAGTTCACCATGCTACACTGCACGAAATTGTACGTGCTGCAGAAAATGGAGGAGCGCCGCCAGATGCCCAACAGTGGCAATCTCACCCGCGACTTTGTGGATCAGTTCTTTGGGGAAGAGACACAGATGGGAAGTCTGGTGGGCAAAAAGTACCACAAGATGTCCGAGAAGGAGCTCAACCAGCGATTAGTCGTTAACTTTCAGCGGTTTTTTAAGCATCGCGATCTCAAGATGCACTTCCTCCCCGGAATGCTGGTGAAGATTGTGCCCAGCAAGGACAACAAACTGAAGTTCTCGATCAAGAAGG CTCCCAAATCGCGGATGGGGCGATCGCGAAGACGTGAGACCGAAGAAATGGACCTGAACCTGATTAACATTCCGTCCATCGGTGGGGGTGGTGCGAATAGTGGCAGTGTGGAGACCTACGAACCGGAAGCGGAAGGAGATTCCAAGCAGCAGGGGGCGTTGGGTGGCGGAGCGGGCGTGGCCGGTGGCGAGGGAGGCGGCGGAGGCATTCTGGGCAAGCGCAAGAAGAAGAACTCGTACAAGGTCACCATGATGCAGGTGGCGGTGCCCATGCTGATCTTCCCCGTCGTCCTGCTGGGCAGCCTCCTGCCCTTCATCCTGCCGGCCCTTAAGATGGCCACCATCCTGTCGCTGGTGATGAACAATGGCGCCTTTATGGCGGCCTTACTGTATGCCGCCCGTACCCAGTTCAACACCCACGAGGAGCAGCACATCAGCTACAGTTAG
- the LOC122621927 gene encoding protein apnoia: MAANQKIVFALVCLFVACDLVLGQQQAANSSDAESDVAESRTFGHHFLRRISFALVPGAFVVGVITTLLAALTVVSIKGLGVGVILLVLAIGQMLSRALPVQAAAAYAAAPVPVQAPVPVVYSHSHTQQPVWLEKEW; encoded by the exons ATGGCCGCCAACCAGAAGATTGTGTTCGCCCTCGTCTGCCTCTTTGTGGCATGTGACTTGGTGCTGGGtcagcagcaggcggccaACAGCTCGGATGCGGAATCCGATGTGGCGG AAAGCCGTACTTTTGGCCATCATTTCCTGCGGCGCATCAGCTTCGCCTTGGTGCCCGGCGCCTTCGTCGTGGGCGTGATCACCACCCTGCTGGCGGCCTTGACTGTCGTCTCCATCAAGGGGCTGGGCGTGGGCGTTATCCTGCTCGTGCTGGCCATCGGCCAAATGCTGTCCCGTGCTCTTCCCGTCCAGGCAGCCGCCGCCTATGCCGCTGCACCCGTTCCTGTCCAGGCTCCCGTGCCGGTGGTCTACTCCCACTCGCACACCCAGCAGCCCGTCTGGTTGGAGAAGGAGTGGTAG
- the LOC122622001 gene encoding uncharacterized protein LOC122622001: MSDLVRFLLLSVLCSSLALGQDSSGDGNQETSTVSQEAARGLASSYEPEDKQALRKNSHIFMGIYKNYKSTYLGNKTTSEYKKRLRDRVSAPQVAENGTPEMVEPDQEDPRDSLAQEIRQDAQAEALMETQTESPNYDDSESLAAKKRRKRKRKDRNKRKEEVESETDQPDFSSEDESIQRYYVGPGLNVSLDMSNDIVHVKLDGENLKEIIGARWLTLDNSEEGRGKKYDMITKVLPLFILPFLIQSAIVPFLVTKLKLLLVKSILVGKLAIFLLIISAIKNGNKMVQSYEVPSYWAGEPSRRSELAAAASSAAAAYNGYRVEGKPTTWIS; encoded by the exons ATGAGCGACTTGGTGAGGTTCCTTTTACTGAGTGTGCTCTGTAGCTCGCTGGCTCTGGGCCAGGACAGCAGTGGCGATGGCAACCAGGAGACATCCACCGTCAGCCAGGAGGCGGCACGAGGATTGGCCAGCAGCTATGAGCCGGAGGACAAGCAGGCGCTGCGCAAGAACTCGCACATCTTCATGGGCATCTACAAGAACTACAAGAGCACCTATTTGGGCAACAAAACGACCAGTGAGTACAAGAAACGCCTGCGAGATCGCGTGAGTGCGCCCCAAGTGGCGGAAAATGGTACACCTGAAATGGTTGAGCCCGATCAAGAGGACCCAAGGGATTCACTGGCCCAGGAAATTCGCCAGGATGCACAAGCCGAGGCTCTCATGGAGACCCAAACAGAGTCTCCCAATTACGACGATAGTGAATCACTAGCCGCCAAAAAACGACGCAAACGCAAGCGCAAGGATCGCAACAAGCGAAAGGAGGAGGTGGAATCTGAAACGGATCAGCCTGATTTTTCGTCGGAGGACGAGAGCATACAGCGGTACTATGTGGGTCCTGGACTGAACGTCAGTCTGGACATGAGCAACGACATTGTGCATGTGAAACTGGATGGCGAGAATCTCAAGGAGATCATCGGAGCTCGCTGGTTAACCTTAGATAATAGTGAAGAAG GTCGCGGCAAGAAGTACGACATGATCACCAAAGTCTTACCACTCTTCATTCTTCCCTTTCTCATCCAATCGGCCATTGTTCCGTTCCTGGTCACCAAGCTGAAGCTGCTCCTGGTCAAGTCGATTCTGGTGGGCAAGCTGGCCATCTTCCTGCTGATCATCTCGGCCATCAAGAATGGCAACAAGATGGTCCAGAGCTACGAGGTGCCTTCCTACTGGGCCGGTGAACCAAGTCGGAGGTCGGAGCTGGCCGCCGCTGCCTCCTCGGCGGCTGCCGCATACAATGGCTACCGGGTGGAGGGCAAGCCAACTACCTGGATCAGTTAG
- the LOC122621697 gene encoding wnt inhibitor of Dorsal protein, whose amino-acid sequence MIFAITFFMGVTSTLAAVLEPMNYYQYTQFQAPLSWEDITGKGVKQALDSCQQSFQWQRWNCPSQDFVQKNSRPEENSPNREDVYVAAISMAAIVYTLTKDCANGVIAGCGCTENALNVPCAHEPTKALEQYEKHFGSGSGATGHNRRVVGALLQRSLEQECRCKQPGPVHGECQEEECVAVLKPFEAIAQDLLQMYDDAIQLEGASSNLKIMWENIPLDSLVFMQDSPNYCERDATGLWKGTRGRQCSKDGSGSLEERLSCQQLCRVCGYRVRSQHVRTERRCNCKLVWGFRLQCDVCVQLERQYSCY is encoded by the coding sequence ATGATTTTTGCCATCACATTCTTTATGGGTGTTACGAGCACCCTGGCAGCAGTTTTGGAGCCCATGAACTACTACCAGTACACCCAGTTCCAGGCTCCCCTTTCCTGGGAGGATATAACCGGAAAGGGCGTGAAACAGGCCCTCGACAGCTGTCAGCAGAGTTTCCAGTGGCAGCGATGGAACTGTCCGAGCCAGGACTTCGTGCAGAAGAACTCCAGGCCGGAGGAAAACTCACCCAATCGGGAGGATGTCTATGTGGCGGCCATTTCCATGGCAGCCATAGTGTACACTCTGACCAAGGACTGTGCCAATGGAGTAATCGCCGGATGCGGATGCACTGAGAATGCCCTGAATGTACCCTGTGCCCATGAGCCCACCAAGGCACTGGAGCAGTACGAAAAGCATTTCGGATCGGGATCAGGAGCCACCGGCCACAATCGACGGGTGGTGGGAGCTCTACTACAGAGATCACTGGAGCAAGAATGCCGATGCAAGCAACCAGGACCTGTGCACGGCGAGTGCCAGGAGGAGGAGTGTGTGGCGGTACTGAAGCCATTCGAAGCCATTGCCCAGGACCTCCTCCAAATGTACGACGATGCCATCCAACTAGAAGGAGCCAGTAGCAATCTGAAGATCATGTGGGAAAACATTCCCCTGGACTCCCTGGTTTTCATGCAGGACTCGCCCAACTACTGCGAACGCGATGCCACCGGATTGTGGAAGGGAACTCGGGGTCGCCAGTGCTCCAAGGATGGCAGCGGTTCTCTGGAGGAACGCCTCTCCTGCCAGCAGCTGTGCCGTGTGTGCGGATACCGCGTGAGATCCCAGCACGTGAGAACCGAGAGGAGGTGCAATTGCAAACTGGTCTGGGGATTCCGACTCCAGTGCGATGTGTGCGTCCAGCTGGAAAGGCAGTACTCCTGCTACTAA
- the LOC122621041 gene encoding glutamyl aminopeptidase, whose product MIVTAKLVAIGLGLALTAFTVSTIVLAVQKASLKSDLRDAQEKLDLLEAGYTSTAAPTTASTANPGSTSGSEPTSEPGSTAPPGSTVSPGSTASPGSTASPGSTASPGSTASPGSTVSPGSSESPGSTASTSEPSTTTSPEEKIDYRLPGTLKPTHYDLYLFPNIETGEFSGQETITITVVEATDQIVLHSLNLNISSVSIMNTGSDTLEILETTVDTVKEFLIFQLNEPLTTGREVRLHIGFEGSMANKIVGLYSSSYVKADETRKWIATSKFEPTYARQAFPCFDEPALKAEFTITLVHPSGEDYHALSNMNVDSSVNQGAFQEVTFAKSVPMSTYLACFIVSDFTAKNVEIDTNGIGENFPMSVYATPEQIDKTDLAVTIGKGVIEYYIDYFQIAYPLPKLDMAAIPDFVSGAMEHWGLVTYRETSLLYDEATSSATNKQRIASVIAHEFAHMWFGNLVTMNWWNDLWLNEGFASFIEYLGVDAVYPEWQMRDQFIVSTLHSVLTLDATLGSHPIIQTVENPDQITEIFDTITYSKGSSLVRMLEDFLGETTFRQAVTNYLNEYKYSTAKTGNFFTEIDKLELGYNVTEIMLTWTVQMGLPVVTIEKVSDTEYKLTQKRFLSNPNDYDADHEPSEFNYRWSIPITYFTSSDSVVQRLWFYHDQSEITVTVPAAVQWIKFNADQVGYYRVNYDTDLWNGLADQLVVQPSAFRSVDRAHLLNDAFALADSTQLPYATAFELTRYLDKETDYVPWSVAASRLTALKRTLYYTSTYAKYKKYATALIEPIYTALTWTVGTDHLDNRLRVTALSAACSLGLESCLSEAGEQFNTWLAKPDDRPNADVRETVYYYGIQSVGNQEDWDAVWELFVNESDASEKSKLMYGLSAIQIPWILQRYIDLSWNEEYVRGQDYFTCLTYISANPVGESLVWDYVRENWQRLVDRFGLNERYLGNLIPSITARFSTQTKLEEMEHFFAKYPEAGAGTAARVRALETVKNNIVWLAENLEGVDAWLDKQPL is encoded by the exons ATGATAGTCACCGCGAAGTTGGTAGCCATTGGGCTGGGCCTCGCGCTCACGGCCTTCACCGTATCGACCATTGTCCTGGCCGTCCAGAAGGCGAGTCTTAAGAGTGATTTGCGCGATGCCCAGGAGAAGTTAGACCTCCTGGAGGCGGGGTATACGAGCACAGCTGCTCCGACAACGGCAAGCACTGCGAATCCTGGCAGCACTAGTGGTTCGGAGCCCACATCTGAGCCTGGCAGCACAGCTCCTCCAGGAAGCACAGTGTCACCAGGAAGCACAGCTTCTCCGGGAAGCACAGCTTCTCCGGGAAGCACAGCCTCTCCAGGAAGCACAGCTTCCCCAGGAAGCACGGTGTCACCAGGAAGCTCTGAGTCACCAGGTTCCACCGCTTCAACAAGTGAACCCAGCACCACTACGTCCCCCGAAGAGAAGATCGATTACCGATTGCCCGGAACTCTAAAGCCCACCCACTATGATCTCTATCTGTTTCCCAACATCGAAACTGGTGAATTCAGTGGACAGGAGACGATTACAATTACTGTTGTGGAGGCCACCGACCAGATAGTCTTGCACTCCCTCAACCTAAACATTTCAAGTGTATCCATAATGAATACGGGCAGTGATACTTTGGAGATTCTTGAGACAACAGTGGATACTGTGAAGGAGTTTTTGATATTCCAGCTAAACGAACCGCTGACAACAGGCAGGGAAGTGAGGCTGCATATTGGATTCGAGGGATCGATGGCCAACAAGATTGTGGGACTATACAGCTCGTCGTATGTGAAGGCGGATGAGACCCGCAAGTGGATTGCCACCTCCAAGTTCGAACCCACTTATGCTCGCCAGGCTTTCCCCTGCTTCGATGAGCCAGCATTGAAGGCCGAGTTCACCATTACCCTGGTGCATCCCTCTGGGGAGGATTACCATGCCCTGTCCAACATGAACGTGGACTCCAGTGTCAACCAGGGAGCCTTCCAGGAGGTCACGTTCGCCAAAAGTGTTCCCATGAGCACCTACCTGGCCTGCTTTATTGTCTCCGACTTCACCGCCAAGAACGTCGAAATCGACACCAATGGCATTGGAGAAAACTTCCCCATGAGCGTCTACGCCACTCCGGAGCAAATCGACAAAACGGATCTTGCTGTGACCATTGGCAAGGGAGTCATCGAGTACTACATCGACTACTTCCAAATCGCCTATCCGCTGCCCAAACTTGATATGGCTGCCATCCCCGACTTCGTCTCCGGTGCCATGGAGCACTGGGGATTGGTCACCTACAGGGAAACATCGCTTTTGTACGACGAAGCCACGAGTTCCGCCACCAACAAGCAGCGCATTGCCAGCGTGATTGCCCACGAATTCGCCCACATGTGGTTTGGAAACTTGG TAACCATGAATTGGTGGAACGATCTCTGGCTAAACGAGGGCTTTGCTAGCTTCATTGAGTACTTGGGCGTGGATGCCGTCTATCcagaatggcaaatg CGTGATCAATTCATCGTGAGCACTTTGCACAGCGTACTCACCTTGGATGCAACCCTCGGCTCCCACCCGATCATCCAGACTGTGGAGAATCCCGACCAGATCACGGAGATCTTCGACACCATTACGTACTCCAAGGGTTCCTCCCTTGTGCGAATGCTGGAGGATTTCCTGGGGGAGACTACCTTCCGCCAGGCGGTTACCAATTATTTGAATGAGTACAAGTACTCCACGGCAAAAACGGGTAACTTCTTTACAGAGATCGACAAACTGGAACTGGGCTACAATGTCACAGAGATTATGCTGACATGGACGGTGCAG ATGGGTCTGCCAGTGGTCACGATCGAAAAGGTCTCCGACACGGAATACAAATTGACGCAGAAGCGCTTCTTGTCCAATCCGAACGACTATGACGCCGATCACGAGCCCTCGGAATTCAA CTACCGTTGGTCGATCCCCATCACATATTTCACCAGTTCGGACTCGGTGGTGCAGCGTCTGTGGTTTTATCATGACCAGAGCGAAA TCACTGTAACCGTTCCCGCTGCCGTCCAATGGATTAAGTTCAACGCCGATCAGGTGGGCTATTATCGCGTTAATTACGATACCGATCTGTGGAATGGTCTGGCCGACCAGTTGGTGGTGCAACCAAGTGCATTCCGCTCGGTGGATCGCGCTCATCTCCTCAACGATGCCTTTGCCCTGGCGGATTCCACTCAGTTGCCCTATGCAACGGCCTTCGAGTTGACCAGATACTTGGACAAGGAGACCGATTATGTTCCTTGGAGTGTGGCTGCGTCCCGTCTGACTGCGCTGAAGCGAACCCTCTACTACACCAGCACCTACGCCAAGTACAAGAAGTACGCCACAGCTTTGATTGAGCCCATCTATACTGCACTCACCTGGACAGTCGGCACGGATCACTTGGATAA TCGCCTGCGCGTCACCGCTTTAAGTGCCGCCTGTTCCTTGGGCCTGGAATCCTGTCTCTCTGAAGCCGGAGAGCAGTTCAACACATGGCTGGCCAAGCCGGATGATCGTCCAAATGCCGATGTCCGTGAAACAGTCTACTACTATGGCATACAGTCCGTTGGAAACCAGGAGGATTGGGATGCAGTGTGGGAGCTGTTCGTCAACGAATCGGATGCCAGCGAGAAGTCCAAGCTGATGTACGGCCTGTCCGCCATTCAGATTCCCTGGATATTGCAGCGCTACATTGACCTGTCCTGGAACGAGGAGTACGTGCGGGGTCAGGACTACTTCACCTGCCTTACCTACATCTCCGCGAATCCAGTTGGTGAGTCCCTGGTGTGGGACTATGTACGGGAGAACTGGCAGCGACTTGTGGACCGATTTGGACTTAACGAGCGCTATTTGGGCAACTTGATTCCCTCCATCACTGCGCGCTTTAGCACCCAAACCaagctggaggagatggagcACTTCTTTGCCAAATATCCGGAAGCTGGAGCCGGCACAGCCGCACGGGTGAGGGCTCTGGAGACGGTCAAGAACAACATTGTTTGGCTGGCCGAGAACCTGGAGGGTGTGGACGCCTGGCTGGACAAGCAGCCACTGTAA